One window from the genome of Treponema sp. OMZ 838 encodes:
- a CDS encoding aldose epimerase family protein has translation MEVKKERFGMLSSGDAVSIFTVSNGTMSFSAIDYGCCITAILLPAAKGGYDDIVLGYSTLEGYIRNKPHFGSIVGRCAGRISNARFSIEEKCYTLTRNSGGKHCLHGGYPAYDRQLWQAEPISGNDEAGIRFSRISPDGEQGFPGEVRLTVSYTLNKNNTITLRYEAHTTKTTPINLTNHTYFNLNPAGMEADGGYISALNHQVQLFASCYAEVDALLIPTGKLVPVAGTPFDFRTPKLLSQDFAQLKNGYDDTWLLDADSTDNVPLAAVVTEPATGRALRIYSTQPAITMYTGNFLNGEQGKNGDVYNKHSAVCLETQHIPDSPNRPEFPSVWVHPGEVYRHETQWRFTV, from the coding sequence ATGGAAGTAAAGAAAGAGCGGTTCGGGATGCTGTCATCGGGAGATGCGGTATCGATTTTTACGGTTTCTAATGGCACAATGTCGTTTTCGGCAATCGATTACGGCTGCTGTATTACCGCGATTTTATTACCCGCAGCAAAGGGCGGATATGACGATATCGTGCTCGGTTATTCAACGCTCGAAGGATATATCCGCAATAAACCTCATTTCGGTTCTATTGTCGGACGATGTGCAGGCAGGATTTCAAATGCCCGCTTTTCTATAGAAGAAAAATGCTATACACTGACCCGTAATTCAGGCGGAAAACACTGTCTGCACGGCGGCTATCCTGCGTATGACCGGCAGCTGTGGCAAGCGGAACCTATTTCCGGCAACGATGAGGCGGGCATCCGTTTTTCCAGAATAAGCCCCGACGGAGAGCAAGGCTTTCCCGGTGAAGTTCGGCTGACCGTTTCGTATACCCTCAACAAAAACAATACTATCACGCTTCGGTACGAAGCTCATACAACAAAGACAACACCAATCAATCTGACAAACCATACCTATTTTAATCTCAATCCTGCCGGAATGGAGGCGGACGGCGGCTATATTTCGGCTTTGAATCATCAAGTACAGCTTTTTGCAAGCTGTTATGCAGAGGTTGACGCTTTGCTTATACCGACCGGTAAGTTGGTGCCGGTAGCAGGGACGCCGTTCGATTTCCGTACGCCGAAGCTGTTATCGCAGGATTTTGCTCAATTGAAAAACGGCTATGATGACACATGGCTGCTTGATGCAGACAGCACGGACAACGTTCCGCTTGCTGCGGTTGTAACGGAGCCGGCGACAGGCAGGGCGCTGCGTATTTATTCAACACAGCCGGCAATTACGATGTACACCGGAAATTTTTTAAACGGAGAGCAGGGAAAGAACGGCGATGTGTACAATAAACATTCTGCTGTGTGCCTTGAAACACAGCATATACCGGATTCGCCCAATCGTCCTGAATTCCCTTCCGTATGGGTGCATCCCGGCGAAGTATATCGGCACGAAACGCAGTGGCGCTTTACCGTTTAG
- the dxs gene encoding 1-deoxy-D-xylulose-5-phosphate synthase, which translates to MDKNVLLSIREPKDLQSLSREELRILAHEMRSIILETVGANGGHLASNLGVIELTIALHRVFSSPNDAIIWDVGHQSYPHKLLTGRYDNFSTLRLKDGLAGFPKREESPHDAFNTGHASTSISAAEGILIGRKLQHQNGKVIAVIGDGALSGGMAFEALLNVTPYTKNLVVILNDNKMSISPNIRAVSEYLSRLTVRKGYQQFKYIFDTAVGKIPFLGRRINFLIHRLKRGAKGIFYRNNLFTDLGFEYVGPLNGHNEKELEKVFRNVKNIDAPVLIHIETKKGKGYPLAEDDPSAFHGIGPFNIADGKIEKASSNSFTEAFSHIITDEAAKRDDIAAITAAMAQGTGLQQFQQQFPDRFFDVGIAEQHAVTFAAGLAAAGLRPIAAIYSTFLQRAIDQIIHDVALQKLPVIFAIDRAGAVPYDGETHQGLYDICFLRSIPNMTVLAPASAAEMRAMFEWALQLDAPVAIRYPKNTCAAECPAFSLPMETGRGVFTVTAEHSDVLLVCTGGIYPETAEAAALLRQKGISADIYNLRFLKPIDEAFFLEKTQKYPAVLFIEDGAYIGGVGHYLEGLVQKQLSDIKTAVCAFPDMVFMQGSRQDVLECAGLTGEQLAKTAASLCR; encoded by the coding sequence TCGTATATTAGCGCATGAGATGCGCAGCATTATTTTGGAAACGGTAGGCGCAAACGGTGGACATCTTGCCAGTAACCTCGGAGTTATTGAATTAACCATTGCGCTGCATCGGGTATTTTCAAGTCCCAATGATGCAATCATCTGGGATGTGGGGCATCAATCCTATCCTCATAAGCTCCTAACCGGAAGGTATGATAATTTTTCGACACTCCGCTTAAAGGACGGTCTCGCAGGATTCCCAAAACGGGAAGAAAGCCCCCATGATGCATTTAATACGGGACATGCCTCCACCTCAATTTCGGCCGCCGAGGGGATTCTTATCGGGCGAAAGCTGCAGCACCAAAACGGAAAGGTTATCGCTGTTATCGGTGATGGGGCTTTAAGCGGCGGCATGGCCTTTGAAGCACTCCTAAATGTTACCCCGTATACAAAGAATCTGGTTGTTATCCTTAACGATAATAAGATGTCCATTTCTCCGAATATACGAGCCGTTTCAGAATACCTCAGCCGTTTAACCGTGCGGAAAGGATACCAGCAGTTTAAGTACATCTTTGATACCGCTGTCGGCAAAATTCCGTTTTTAGGCAGGCGTATTAACTTTTTGATTCACCGGTTAAAGCGGGGCGCCAAGGGGATTTTTTACAGGAACAATCTTTTTACCGATCTCGGATTTGAATATGTCGGGCCGCTGAACGGGCATAACGAAAAAGAACTTGAAAAAGTATTCCGTAATGTCAAAAATATTGATGCACCGGTGCTTATTCATATTGAAACAAAGAAAGGGAAAGGCTACCCGCTCGCAGAAGACGATCCTTCCGCTTTCCACGGTATCGGACCGTTTAATATTGCCGATGGGAAAATTGAAAAAGCGAGTAGCAACTCTTTTACCGAAGCATTTTCTCATATTATCACTGACGAGGCGGCAAAACGGGACGATATTGCCGCAATTACCGCTGCAATGGCGCAGGGGACAGGACTCCAGCAGTTCCAGCAGCAGTTTCCCGATCGTTTTTTTGATGTCGGCATTGCCGAACAGCATGCGGTAACTTTTGCCGCCGGACTTGCTGCAGCCGGTTTACGGCCTATCGCAGCCATTTACAGTACGTTTTTGCAGCGGGCAATCGACCAAATCATCCATGACGTTGCATTGCAAAAACTGCCGGTTATCTTTGCGATAGACCGTGCGGGAGCGGTTCCCTATGACGGCGAAACCCATCAAGGTCTCTATGACATCTGCTTTTTACGCAGTATTCCCAATATGACGGTGCTTGCTCCCGCCTCGGCAGCGGAAATGCGGGCGATGTTTGAATGGGCATTGCAGTTGGATGCACCGGTTGCAATACGGTACCCTAAAAATACATGCGCAGCGGAATGCCCTGCATTTTCGCTTCCGATGGAAACCGGCCGCGGCGTGTTCACCGTAACGGCGGAACACAGCGATGTACTGCTGGTATGTACCGGCGGTATATACCCGGAAACAGCCGAAGCGGCAGCACTCCTTAGACAAAAAGGGATATCCGCTGATATATACAATCTCCGCTTCTTAAAACCCATCGACGAAGCTTTTTTCTTGGAAAAAACCCAAAAATACCCAGCCGTACTCTTTATCGAAGACGGCGCATATATCGGCGGCGTCGGGCATTATCTGGAAGGTCTGGTTCAAAAACAACTTTCAGACATAAAAACCGCAGTATGCGCTTTTCCCGACATGGTCTTTATGCAGGGCTCGCGGCAGGATGTCCTTGAATGCGCCGGACTAACCGGTGAGCAGCTTGCCAAAACGGCAGCGAGTCTCTGCCGTTAA